CAATCACCTGAAATGACTAATAAGGAAATGTTCATGTCACAACAAAGATTGAAGCTATTAACGATAAGCCTTTGCTTAATAGCCTTTACACCTTTGCTTGGTTTACTTTTTGCGGAGCTTATCGTTGAAATTCTTCACTGCCATGTTGCAGAAAGTGCTAGTTCAGATTGTATCGTCGCCGGCTATGATTTTGGTATGCCACTGGCCATTTTATACACAGGTGGTTGGGTAAGTATGATTACTACCCCTGTTGCGGGCTTGGCTGCTTTAGTTTGTTACATCAAATACCGTGATGCAAAACTAAATAACAACCAATAAAAAAGGGGCTGAACGCCCCTTCTATTCGCATCAATTTGATTAAATTGCTGCGTTTCTGAATTCTTTAACAAATTGCTTAACAGGCATATCATTACAACGTAAGTTGCGAACCTGTTGGTTATTCAAACGTAGGTGATTAACGCCGTGACGTACTGCATCTAAGCATAACTCAGTTGCGGTATCTGATTTTTCAGCGATTAGCTCCACTTTCTTTTCTTGCTTTTGCGAGCGCTTTGCCGCTTTTGCAAACTCACGAATATCTTCACCATTGCAGTGGATGCTTGGTGAGAAGCGAGAAATAAATAGGCCTAGTGATGCAGCTTCTTTACGTGCTGCACTGAATCCTTGCTCTGCTGCAACAGCACATACTTTCGTCGCTGGTGATGCGTCAGCTTGAGTGAACTCAACCTGTGAAGCGAAAGCCGTTGTAGAAACCAAAGAAACAAGACCAAAGAAAGAGAGAGATTTAAGCATAATATACCCCAATTGAACGATTCGGCGCGGATTATAATTACAACGACGAATAAGTAAACAGCTAAATCATGCAATTTTGGTTATTTAATGATCTATTTACACTAAACTAAAATCCTCGTTATCCTCTCGCTAAACTTGTGCAAAATTTAACAACTGCCAACATGCTTCTCAGCTGACTAAAGAAGTAATTTCACCCAAGCGCTGACCCTCTCGTTTTTAAGTGATAAACTTTGCCAAATAACAGCAAGAATCTAAAGAGAGCGCTATGAAAATTGTTTCGTTTAATATAAACGGCCTCAGAGCTAGACTGCATCAATTACAGGCATTGATTGAAAAACACCAACCTGATGTTATTGGACTGCAAGAAATTAAAGTCCATGACGAAGCTTTTCCTATCGACGATGTAGAAGCACTTGGCTACCATGTTTACTTCCATGGTCAAAAGGCGCATTACGGTGTGGCACTACTCTCCAAGAAACCTGCAAAAGCTATCCAAAAAGGCTTCGCAACGGATACTGAAGAATCACAACGTCGCATGATCAGCGGTACGTTTGAAAGTGATTCAGGTAACGAAGTTACCGTTATGAATGGTTACTTCCCTCAAGGTGATAACATCAGCCATGAAACTAAATTTCCGTATAAAAGACAATTTTATGCAGATCTCATGACCCACTTAAATGACTTTGCCGATCCTCAATCTAACCTTGTTGTCATGGGCGATATTAATATTTCTCCACTGGATGCGGATATTGGTATTGGTGAGCAAAACCGCAAGCGTTGGTTAAAGACGGGTAAGTGCTCGTTCCAACCAGAAGAGCGCGAGTGGTTAAAAACACTGCTAGATTGGGGCTTTAAAGATACATTTAGAGTGCTGACACCTGATGCAACCGAAAAATATTCGTGGTTTGATTACCGCTCAAAAGGGTTTGATGATAACCGTGGTCTACGCATAGATGTGGTTTTAGCAACCGCTCCATTAACTGCGAAATGTATCGAAAGTGACATAGA
This portion of the Pseudoalteromonas sp. GCY genome encodes:
- a CDS encoding exonuclease III, coding for MLKSLSFFGLVSLVSTTAFASQVEFTQADASPATKVCAVAAEQGFSAARKEAASLGLFISRFSPSIHCNGEDIREFAKAAKRSQKQEKKVELIAEKSDTATELCLDAVRHGVNHLRLNNQQVRNLRCNDMPVKQFVKEFRNAAI
- the xthA gene encoding exodeoxyribonuclease III → MKIVSFNINGLRARLHQLQALIEKHQPDVIGLQEIKVHDEAFPIDDVEALGYHVYFHGQKAHYGVALLSKKPAKAIQKGFATDTEESQRRMISGTFESDSGNEVTVMNGYFPQGDNISHETKFPYKRQFYADLMTHLNDFADPQSNLVVMGDINISPLDADIGIGEQNRKRWLKTGKCSFQPEEREWLKTLLDWGFKDTFRVLTPDATEKYSWFDYRSKGFDDNRGLRIDVVLATAPLTAKCIESDIDYELRGIDKPSDHAPIWATFDI